A genomic window from Nicotiana sylvestris chromosome 11, ASM39365v2, whole genome shotgun sequence includes:
- the LOC104214941 gene encoding uncharacterized protein, with amino-acid sequence MFCKEAIEALELMKDQWRLSLTDAIVADINFLIMELKFLDIFLRLQSFTTDSNLLDVSEHIRAMVSVVGSDLKSLFSAGMVPPDQKFDLTLSEVQEKIRICKSEIKAQYSYPQVVNISDASPTSIAKLIGDVIETINYVVSTPLASSLSISPQIRELFCALSSPQSLCYMLAVRKLQDSSQMTFFTHAIAVTCHAAMIIFLHFPEHNKVNQETDINSLLTDFVLKRIFPIQPCVRRIYVELLQSFMSGPQLTWRHAVLAKMETMFTLFLKTNLLMLQFSYRYGLIVPLEDQNQMDYFFEMLDYLGTYLEDLPPQGFGSKLREIDNLMVNAALFIFSLYGNEEDVASGEVNQEATLDLPGLIQRISALTYQIVQMSFQSILPRIDGLGFVDFLLVNMKEFLNQSADTLPSAKSQLEAVLKYLEFLHPFLRDAAAEKCINHDRLQHLATVVIGKAYEIEYIVDCFVTKDVPAWFLTPWLSDLIVEIEFLKAEVEKIKEDKACDAPMENITNASNVATSSQSASMLSTTEEMVGFEDVVQTLRNQLVGGTSQLDVVSVVGTFGQGKTTVAKKLFYDESIASLFDVHAKCFLPVVYLRRDLLVAILSDVVDKKTDLSEVPEDELADKLHKILLQRKYLILVDDVRETVVLDFLESCFPDANNGSRIILTTELDEVANYARRVSSPYRLRLFSDEEIWMLLQNKVFLRQSCPPYIRDVGQKLVKTCPGLPLAVVMLANALAKLAKNGDHVNFSEEAVKEFNEILENQRSSYVNVSSQMASTPRITEEITDEMVGFDDVLQTLRDQLVRVTPRELDIISIVGTLGQGKTTVANKLFTDELVVSLFDVRAKCFVPAAFQRRELLVAILRNLVEKTIDLSEAREDELADELHKLLLPKRYLLLIDNVNDSVAWDYLRSCFPDANNGSRILLTTRLDEVATKARRVSSPHYLRLFTDEESWTLLQNKAFPRQSCPPNFRPLAEQLAKRCEGSPVQVVVLAGVLAKMTTKELELLAEGDKGVHMVFIKEVEKKAREATLDQARGSRPKSFRNASQGHISSQLDWTTAEDMVGFTDVMRTITNLLVRGTSQRDVISIVGMAGQGKTTIANKLFIDESVVLQFDVRAKCYVSQVYNRREVLVSILSDVVDKPTDLSEVPEDELADKLRRLLLSKRYLILIDDVWETRAWDELQTCFPDTNNSSRIMLTTRLEKVATYASCVSSLHHLRLFSEDESWTLLQKKVFLQQSCPPDLEGVGQEIAKKCGRLPLSIVLVAGVLASMTKKEQWEQVADGLGSHIRGDSKHIIQFSYKNLPHYLKPCFLYFGAFLEDKEIQISKLMKLWMAEGLVVKQKERCLADIAEDYLEDLIRRNMVMATKNRYLGKVKACRIHDLLLEFCKEKAKDEKFLLWIYRDQDANSAEVLSRMLVQRRISIYSKQHNLVERSPSCSNVHSILFRKVGDDVIPSVDNQVSFAFHSFKCLRVLDLEFVTVDSFPTELSQLRYLALRTFEESIPSSIANLRNLETLMVKGLGSELSLPHSLCKMVKIRHLHLNDRASFNLQNIKVFLEDPSELGNLETFSTPAFSSGEDVEKVLSKTPNIRKLRCIFSGSWGYSEEQQKDCNQFPRLQHLTKLESLKVFCFHKPERSPCVFNFPSDLKKLTLCGFGFPWSEISAISTLPNLVILKLQSDAFCGEEWEVSDEQFSQLKVLKLENISFACWSVSEDAFSNLEQLVLHSCDCLVEIPTEFGYFTCLQSIEVKSCQESVANSARNVEEIQVEEMQNNGFTLFIY; translated from the exons ATGTTTTGCAAAGAAGCCATTGAAGCTCTAGAATTGATGAAAGATCAATGGAGATTGTCCTTGACAGATGCAATAGTGGCTGATATCAATTTCCTCATTATGGAGCTCAAGTTTCTGGACATTTTCCTGAGGCTGCAGAGCTTTACTACTGACAGCAACTTGCTGGATGTTTCCGAACACATCCGAGCTATGGTTAGCGTTGTAGGATCGGACCTCAAAAGTCTATTCTCCGCAGGAATGGTGCCACCTGATCAAAAATTTGATCTCACTTTGTCTGAGGTGCAAGAAAAGATCCGGATTTGTAAGTCGGAAATCAAAGCTCAATACTCTTATCCTCAGGTAGTAAATATTTCTGATGCTAGTCCCACGTCTATAGCAAAACTCATTGGTGATGTAATAGAGACTATAAATTATGTGGTGAGCACACCTTTGGCTTCTTCCTTATCTATTAGTCCACAAATTCGGGAGCTCTTTTGCGCATTGAGTTCACCACAATCTCTCTGTTACATGCTTGCTGTCAGAAAATTACAAGACTCTAGCCAAATGACTTTCTTCACTCATGCTATAGCTGTGACTTGTCATGCAGCAATGATTATCTTCTTGCATTTTCCTGAGCATAACAAGGTTAATCAGGAAACTGATATCAATTCCTTGCTTACTGATTTCGTATTGAAGAgaatttttcccattcagccatgTGTCCGCCGTATCTATGTTGAACTCCTCCAATCTTTTATGTCCGGACCACAATTAACCTGGCGTCACGCTGTCCTAGCTAAAATGGAAACAATGTTTACCCTTTTTCTCAAAACCAATCTGCTGATGTTACAGTTCTCTTATAGATATGGCTTGATAGTTCCGTTGGAGGATCAAAATCAAATGGACTACTTTTTCGAGATGTTGGACTATTTGGGAACATATCTTGAGGATTTGCCACCACAGGGCTTTGGATCTAAGCTGAGAGAAATAGATAATTTGATGGTCAATGCAGCACTTTTCATTTTCTCGTTATATGGTAACGAGGAAGACGTGGCATCTGGAGAAGTAAATCAAGAGGCCACCCTTGATTTGCCTGGCTTGATTCAGCGTATCAGCGCTTTGACTTACCAAATCGTTCAAATGTCATTTCAATCGATTTTACCTAGGATTGATGGTCTTGGCTTTGTTGATTTCCTTCTGGTCAACATGAAGGAGTTCCTTAACCAGTCTGCTGATACACTTCCTTCTGCCAAGAGCCAACTTGAAGCTGTGCTGAAGTATCTTGAATTTTTGCATCCTTTTTTGAGGGATGCTGCAGCAGAAAAATGTATTAATCATGATAGACTGCAACATCTTGCCACAGTGGTCATTGGCAAGGCATATGAAATAGAATATATAGTTGATTGTTTCGTGACTAAAGATGTTCCTGCCTGGTTTCTTACACCATGGCTTTCGGATCTCATTGTGGAGATTGAGTTTCTTAAGGCAGAGGTCGAAAAGATTAAGGAGGACAAGGCGTGTGACGCACCAATGGAAAACATCACCAATGCTTCCAATGTTGCTACATCATCACAATCGGCCAGTATGCTAAGCACAACTGAAGAAATGGTGGGATTCGAGGACGTGGTGCAAACATTAAGAAACCAACTTGTTGGAGGAACATCACAACTTGATGTTGTCTCAGTTGTTGGCACTTTTGGACAAGGTAAAACAACAGTTGCCAAAAAGCTATTCTATGACGAATCAATTGCCTCTCTGTTTGATGTTCATGCAAAATGTTTTCTTCCAGTTGTATATTTACGTAGAGATTTGTTGGTTGCTATTCTGAGTGATGTGGTTGACAAGAAAACTGATCTTAGTGAAGTCCCTGAAGATGAATTAGCTGACAAGTTGCACAAAATATTGTTGCAAAGGAAATACCTTATCCTCGTTGATGATGTTCGTGAAACTGTAGTGTTGGACTTTTTAGAGTCGTGCTTTCCGGATGCCAACAATGGAAGCAGAATTATTCTAACAACAGAGTTAGACGAAGTTGCTAATTATGCTAGACGTGTTAGTTCTCCCTATCGTCTTCGCTTGTTTTCTGATGAAGAAATCTGGATGTTGTTACAGAATAAGGTTTTCCTCCGACAAAGTTGCCCACCGTATATTAGAGATGTTGGACAAAAACTAGTAAAAACCTGTCCCGGGCTACCCCTTGCGGTTGTTATGCTGGCCAATGCTCTTGCAAAACTGGCGAAGAATGGGGATCACGTGAACTTCTCTGAAGAGGCGGTGAAAGAGTTCAATGAAATTCTGGAGAACCAGAGATCTTCTTATGTTAATGTATCATCACAAATGGCCAGTACTCCAAGGATAACTGAAGAAATAACAGATGAAATGGTAGGTTTCGATGATGTACTGCAAACCTTAAGAGATCAACTTGTTAGAGTAACACCAAGAGAGCTTGATATTATCTCGATTGTTGGCACTCTTGGACAAGGTAAAACAACAGTTGCTAACAAACTATTCACTGACGAATTAGTTGTCTCTTTGTTCGATGTTCGTGCAAAATGTTTTGTTCCTGCTGCTTTTCAACGCAGAGAGTTATTAGTTGCTATTCTGAGGAATCTTGTTGAAAAGACAATTGATCTTAGTGAAGCGAGAGAAGATGAATTAGCTGATGAATTGCACAAACTTCTATTGCCAAAGAGGTATCTTCTCCTCATTGATAATGTTAATGACTCTGTAGCATGGGATTATCTAAGGTCATGCTTTCCAGATGCCAACAATGGAAGCAGAATTCTTCTAACAACTCGTCTAGATGAAGTTGCTACTAAGGCTAGACGTGTTAGTTCACCCCATTATCTGCGCTTGTTTACTGATGAAGAAAGCTGGACGCTGTTACAAAATAAGGCGTTCCCCCGACAAAGTTGCCCGCCAAATTTTAGACCTCTTGCAGAACAATTAGCCAAACGGTGTGAAGGGTCGCCTGTTCAAGTTGTTGTGCTGGCTGGTGTTCTTGCAAAAATGACGACAAAAGAGTTGGAACTACTGGCAGAAGGGGATAAAGGTGTTCACATGGTCTTCATTAAAGAGGTGGAGAAAAAGGCCAGGGAAGCTACGTTAGACCAGGCGCGTGGGTCACGACCAAAAAGCTTTAGAAATGCTTCCCAAGGCCATATATCATCTCAACTGGATTGGACTACAGCTGAAGATATGGTGGGGTTCACGGACGTCATGCGAACAATAACAAACCTACTTGTTAGAGGAACATCACAAAGAGATGTCATTTCAATTGTTGGAATGGCTGGACAAGGTAAAACAACAATTGCTAACAAACTATTCATTGATGAATCAGTTGTTCTACAATTTGATGTTCGTGCAAAATGTTATGTTTCTCAAGTGTACAACCGTCGAGAGGTGTTGGTTTCTATTCTGAGTGATGTGGTCGACAAGCCAACTGATCTTAGTGAAGTGCCTGAAGATGAATTAGCTGATAAGTTGCGCAGACTATTATTGTCAAAGAGATATCTTATCCTCATTGATGATGTCTGGGAAACTAGAGCATGGGATGAGTTACAGACATGTTTTCCGGATACCAACAACAGTAGCAGAATTATGCTGACAACCCGGCTAGAGAAGGTTGCTACCTATGCTAGCTGTGTTAGTTCTCTTCATCATCTTCGCTTGTTTTCTGAAGATGAAAGCTGGACGTTGTTACAGAAAAAGGTGTTTCTTCAACAAAGTTGTCCACCGGATCTTGAAGGTGTTGGACAGGAAATAGCAAAGAAGTGTGGAAGGTTACCTCTTTCAATTGTTTTGGTAGCTGGTGTTCTTGCAAGTATGACAAAGAAAGAGCAGTGGGAACAAGTGGCAGATGGTTTAGGTTCACATATTCGTGGCGACTCCAAGCACATCATACAATTCAGTTACAAGAATTTGCCCCATTATCTTAAACCTTGCTTTCTGTATTTTGGAGCATTCTTGGAGGACAAAGAGATTCAGATCTCAAAGTTAATGAAGTTATGGATGGCGGAGGGTTTGGTAGTAAAACAAAAGGAAAGATGCTTGGCTGATATAGCAGAAGATTACTTAGAGGATCTTATTAGAAGAAATATGGTGATGGCCACCAAGAATAGATATCTTGGCAAAGTAAAAGCATGTCGTATCCATGACCTGTTGCTTGAATTTTGCAAGGAAAAGGCAAAGGACGAGAAATTTCTACTATGGATATATAG GGATCAAGATGCAAATTCTGCCGAAGTGTTGTCTCGAATGCTTGTACAGCGTCGTATATCCATTTATTCAAAACAACACAATCTTGTTGAAAGGAGTCCATCTTGCTCCAATGTCCATTCCATATTATTCAGGAAGGTTGGTGATGATGTTATCCCCTCAGTCGACAATCAGGTCTCATTTGCTTTTCACAGCTTTAAGTGTCTTAGAGTGTTAGATCTGGAGTTTGTCACTGTTGATTCTTTCCCAACTGAATTATCTCAACTGAGGTACCTTGCACTTAGAACTTTTGAGGAATCTATTCCATCATCTATAGCCAATCTCCGGAATCTTGAAACACTTATGGTTAAAGGGCTTGGAAGTGAACTTTCATTGCCACACTCACTGTGTAAGATGGTTAAGATAAGACATCTACATTTAAACGACCGTGCCTCCTTCaatttgcaaaacataaaagtattcctagAGGATCCCTCGGAATTAGGTAATTTGGAGACTTTTTCCACTCCTGCTTTTTCATCCGGTGAGGATGTGGAGAAGGTATTGAGTAAGACCCCTAATATTCGAAAACTGAGATGCATATTTTCAGGATCATGGGGTTATTCTGAGGAACAACAAAAGGACTGCAATCAGTTCCCAAGATTACAGCACTTAACCAAGCTTGAATCACTCAAGGTGTTTTGTTTCCACAAGCCAGAGCGATCACCTTGTGTATTCAATTTCCCGTCAGATCTTAAGAAGCTGACACTTTGTGGTTTTGGATTTCCATGGAGTGAAATTTCAGCCATCTCAACACTTCCTAACCTTGTGATACTCAAGCTACAATCCGATGCCTTTTGTGGCGAAGAATGGGAAGTAAGTGATGAGCAATTCTCCCAACTAAAAGTGCTGAAGCTAGAAAATATTTCCTTTGCGTGTTGGAGTGTCTCAGAGGATGCTTTCTCTAACCTTGAGCAACTGGTTCTGCATAGTTGTGATTGTCTTGTCGAAATCCCTACTGAATTTGGTTACTTCACTTGCCTACAATCCATCGAGGTAAAGTCGTGCCAGGAATCTGTTGCAAATTCAGCTAGGAATGTCGAGGAAATTCAGGTCGAAGAAATGCAAAATAATGGCTTCACGCTTTTTATCTACTAA
- the LOC104220624 gene encoding uncharacterized protein C594.04c-like, translated as MATHSNFKNALIACVVPLPSSLFYLCLLYHQREDHSLWNWCNHHPLLLANLLFFLNVNVLFWFIALLQSSHWMIGLYWMVIPVMVLHFYANHPMAQYNQWRSRVVMLLTWVWSIRLIHSYFRRENWQWGVRQDWRYTDLSHQYGKKWWWVSFLAIYLSQQVFQMGICLPLYVVHSQDKPWSIWDFIAIVICFSGITIAYHADTQLHNFINRNKKLKEVGQPMVPILDKGLWCYSRHPNYFGEQLWWWGLALIAWNLGQGWTFIGALINSICLAYVTVLVERKMLSQTYRTEAYTLYQKTTSVLIPWFKSSSIGKDKKT; from the exons ATGGCTACTCATAGTAATTTCAAGAATGCCTTGATTGCATGTGTAGTCCCCCTTCCCTCCAGTCTCTTCTACCTCTGTTTACTTTATCATCAACGTGAAGATCACTCGTTGTGGAACTGGTGCAATCACCATCCACTTTTACTCGCTAATCTCCTGTTTTTCCTTAATGTCAACGTCCTCTTCTGGTTCATTGCTCTTCTTCAATCAAGCCATTGG ATGATAGGTTTGTACTGGATGGTGATTCCAGTAATGGTGCTACATTTCTATGCCAATCATCCTATGGCGCAGTACAATCAATGGAGATCACGTGTTGTGATGCTTTTGACATGGGTTTGGAGTATTAGGCTGATTCACAGCTACTTCCGACGTGAAAATTGGCAGTGGGGAGTGAGGCAAGACTGGAGATATACAGACTTGAGCCACCAGTATGGCAAGAAATGGTGGTGGGTCTCTTTCTTGGCTATTTACCTCTCTCAGCAG GTTTTTCAGATGGGAATATGCCTACCTCTATATGTTGTCCATTCACAGGACAAGCCATGGAGCATCTGGGATTTCATTGCCATAGTCATCTGCTTCTCCGGCATCACAATCGCCTATCACGCCGATACACAGCTCCACAATTTTATTAACAGAAATAAAAAACTGAAAGAAGTTGGCCAGCCAATGGTTCCAATTCTTGACAAAGGCCTTTGGTGCTACTCAAGACATCCTAATTATTTTGGAGAACAGTTATGGTGGTGGGGACTGGCCTTAATTGCATGGAATTTGGGTCAAGGTTGGACATTCATTGGTGCACTCATAAATAGCATTTGCTTAGCATATGTCACTGTGCTTGTGGAGAGGAAAATGCTTAGCCAAACATACAGAACTGAAGCATATACGCTCTACCAAAAGACTACATCTGTGTTGATACCATGGTTCAAGTCTTCCTCAATTGGAAAAGATAAGAAAACTTGA